From a region of the Kwoniella mangroviensis CBS 8507 chromosome 1 map unlocalized Ctg01, whole genome shotgun sequence genome:
- a CDS encoding 60S ribosomal protein eL18 produces the protein MGIDLRYHHVKKGNRSAPKSEDPYLLLLVKLYRFLARRTDSKFNRVILKRLFMSKINRPPISLSRIVKETKNSNPDNSKTIVTVGTILDDERLPELPKLSIAALKFSTAAKERIVAAGGEAITLDQLALRAPTGSNTVLLRGKRNVREAVKHFGGPLKGGKPYIASKGRKFEQARGRRKSRGFKIKSTHK, from the exons ATGGGTATCGATCTCCGTTACCACCACGTCAAAAAGGGAAACCGATCTGCTCCCAAGTCGGAGGATCCCTACCTTCTCTTGCTTGTCAAGCTCTACCGATTCTTGGCTAGAAGAACCGACTCTAAATTCAACCGAGTCATCCTCAAGAGATTGTTTATGAGCAAG ATCAACCGACCCCCTATCTCCCTCTCCCGAATTGTCAAGGAAACCAAAAACTCCAACCCCGACAACTCAAAGACCATCGTCACTGTCGGTACCATCCTCGATGACGAACGATTACCTGAACTCCCCAAACTCTCCATCGCCGCTTTGAAATTCTCTACCGCCGCCAAGGAAAGAATCGTAGCTGCTGGTGGTGAGGCCATCACCCTCGACCAACTTGCCCTCCGAGCTCCTACCGGATCCAACACCGTTTTACtcagaggaaagagaaacGTCAGAGAGGCCGTCAAACACTTCGGTGGTCCCCTCAAGGGTGGTAAACCTTACATCGCCTCAAAGGGTAGGAAATTCGAACAAGCTCGAGgtagaagaaag TCGAGAGGTTTCAAGATCAAGTCTACCCACAAATAA